A stretch of Lathyrus oleraceus cultivar Zhongwan6 chromosome 6, CAAS_Psat_ZW6_1.0, whole genome shotgun sequence DNA encodes these proteins:
- the LOC127096312 gene encoding uncharacterized protein LOC127096312 gives MVTGRNDDALAAALTLLASVIPQMNDGDLERDADEFRALGKFQRNDPLTFEGAHEPDKSQEWLKAIEKIFRVMNYSDAQKVQFGTHMLEKEAEDWWRNIVQRFDEDGIEVTWALFRDAFLEKYFPEDVRGKKEI, from the coding sequence ATGGTTACTGGAAGGAATGATGATGCGCTTGCGGCGGCATTGACCCTGTTGGCTAGTGTCATTCCGCAAATGAATGATGGTGATCTAGAGCGTGATGctgatgagttccgtgctttggggaaGTTCCAGAGGAACGATCCACTAACTTTTGAAGGAGCTCATGAACCTGACAAATCTCAAGAGTGGTTGAAGGCGATTGAGAAAATATTTCGAGTTATGAATTATTCAGATGCGCAGAAGGTGCAGTTTGGCACTCATATGCTGGAGAAAGAAGCTGAGGATTGGTGGCGCAACATTGTTCAGAGATTTGATGAGGATGGAATTGAAGTGACTTGGGCACTTTTCCGTGATGCTTTTCTGGagaagtattttccagaagatgttCGTGGAAAAAAGGAAATTTAA
- the LOC127096313 gene encoding uncharacterized protein LOC127096313 — protein MPLMAIIDTDATHSFIYLDCAKKLNLELSVMRGSMVIDTPAMGSVTTSSICLKCSLNICDKDFEVDLVCLPLSQLDVILGMEWLRTNHVYINCFVKAVIFLEPEKEGDLFLSTQQVNESVRDGAKVFMLVASLKLSENGTMGEFPIVHDFPEVFPDEVSDLPPEREVEFMIDLIPGTSPVSMAPYWMSPSELKELKSQLEDLLDKRFICLSVSPWDKFVVAFIDDILIYSKSEEDHAEHLRIVLSVLKEKQLFAKLSKCEFWLKEVNFLGHVISSGGI, from the exons ATGCCTTTGATGGCTATTATTGATACCGATGCGACGCATTCTTTTATTTATTTGGATTGTGCTAAGAAATTGAATCTTGAATTATCTGTTATGCGTGGAAGCATGGTTATTGATACTCCGGCTATGGGTTCAGTCACTACTTCATCTATTTGTTTGAAATGTTCGTTGAATATTTGTGATAAAGATTTTGAAGTTGATTTAGTGTGTCTTCCACTGAGTCAACTTGATGTTATTTTGGGAATGGAGTGGTTGAGGACCAACCAtgtctatatcaattgttttgtGAAAGCTGTTATTTTTCTTGAGCCAGAGAAGGAAGGTGATTTATTCTTATCTACTCAACAAGTGAATGAATCTGTGCGAGATGGTGCTAAAGTCTTTATGTTGGTGGCAAGTTTGAAGCTTAGTGAAAATGGAACAATGGGTGAATTTCCAATTGTTCATGATTTTCCTGAAGTGTTTCCTGATGAGGTTAGCGATTTGCCGCCtgaacgtgaagttgagttcaTGATTGATTTGATTCCTGGTACTAGTCCGGTATCGATGGCTCCGTATTGGATGTCAccatctgagttgaaagagttaAAGAGTCAACTAGAGGATTTGCTTGATAAGAGGTTTATTTGTCTGAGTGTCTCACCGTGGG ataagtttgttgttgcATTTATCGATGATATTTTGATCTATTCgaagagtgaagaggatcatgctgagcatttgaggaTTGTTTTATCTGTATTGAAAGAGAAGCAGTTGTTTGCTAAACTTTCGAAGTGCGAGTTTTGGTTGAAGGAAGTGAatttccttggccatgtgatcTCTAGTGGTGGTATTTAG